The DNA region AATGAAAGATAACCAAGAATGTTGAAAACATTTTTCAGGAACGTTGAACAAAAGGCATGCATTAGTCGTTTACCCAACGACAACAATTATGTAACCGCCAACATCAGTACATGGCCAGAAAGACTACACGACCTACCAAAGAGGCTTTCGACAGTTGAAATGGATGCATTCGTTTCTAGACAAGATTTATTACTAGCCGACAAGAAACATTGGGAAAACATTGTTTACGGTTATGTTAATGTGTTTGGGGTTAAAAATTTGATTGCTCGAAATGTTATGGACATGAGAAGTGTATATGGAGGGTAATGCATGGCTCAATTGTCTTGGCATCAATTTGAACTTATGCATGGAGTATCGCTTTCTAACAGCcatttttcttgtttttctttttgaCGGTCGCAGGTTTGCAGCTGCACTACATGATTCTGGAATTGATTGTTGGGTTATGAACGTCGTTCCTGTTAGTGGGTTAAACACTTTACCTCTAATTTATGACCGAGGCCTCATAGGAGTTCGGCATGATTGGTATGAATAGATTTCtgagttagttaaaaagtattaattcacttttataatattttaagagCTCTATGAATCCAGTTTTATAGAAATCAAAGTTGTGTCTCTGACAAATACATGAATATAAAACACAGGTGTGAACCATTTGACACTTATCCACGAACTTATGACATCCTAAATGCAGCAAGCCTCTTCTCAGTAGAGCAAAAGAGGTAAAAAGAAGACATATATTAGCAATTGTATAATTTTGGTATTGGAATAGTGATGTTCAGAGGAGTTTATGTTCAAATCTAAACAGATGTGACATATCTAAGATATTGCTAGAGATGGATCGAATTCTAAGACCGGGAGGCAGGGTATTCATTATGGATACTGTGACAGTTATCGCAGAGATTAAAGAAATAGCAAACTCAATGGGATGGGTTATGATGCAGTTCAACACAATTGAGGGCCCCCATTCAAGCTTCAAACTTCTGTTGGGTGAAAAGCGGTTATAAAACTAGTATAGGACATTCGTATCTCTTGTTCATTTCTGAAGTTTCATCCGCCTATAATACTATGAGCCTATCCATTTTTCTAAATCACCCAAAAATAAAAGAGCCATAAAGAATGCAATGAATAACTGGCTTCACTATTGTTGGAAAAGATTTGTGTGAACTAAAGTGTAATAAAACAACAGCCATTTCTAAAGTTAGAAATCATAAAAATTGTAATCAATACACAGTTTGGGATAGGACATACCGGCTGAATAGTTAGCAATGAAACTATCAGCATATATTAACTATGCGCAGAAGCCAATCAAAAACCAGAAGTCGGATTCAAGTTTGCACGATTGGTTTGATATTTTACCCTTCAAATCAGCTCAGCTCGAGAAGAGATATGCATACATCACTGTCCCAACCAGCTGTTACATCAGAtaacaaaaaaagaaagatatttAGGCTTAAAGAAAGGAAACCATAACTAGCCATGATTCATTATAATTTAGTAACCTAGGGTGGTATAAAACACCACAACTCTAGCTGTTCACATCAATAGAATCACATTTGAACAAAAACTCAGTTTTAGGCCATCGAAGACTAGTTTCAGGTGGAAAACAAAGTGATCTAGTTCAAACAGCTCAAAATTCTAACTCTAGCATcgttttattattcttttaattttattgagaAAATAAAGGAAACCAATGTTGTGGACAACAcaagaaatagaaaatataattgagttttttttttaatgtaggaaactagcatgacaccccacaatcATGGCATCCACTTTCATTAACTCAATCATTAGGAGGATCTATTGCCAGatgaattcaattatttaattattaacgaCTCACTACCTATGACCCTAAAGCAGTCCTGCAAATGGTGAAGACAAAGTACTATTGCTTTTCTTTTTAGACAGTTTATAAAGACTGCCCATGAACTCTTTAAATAGGTAAACAAGGCATTCTATGTATTTGGGACATTTGTAATATCTTCTTTACTTGTGTTTTTTCTTCTAACACTTTATTTTAGTCTTCCTAATATGTGTTTGgctgtaacaaaaaaaaactccaAATGGAAAAGTGAACTTTCTCTACTTGTATCTTGCATACTCATCTCCTTAGATACAAAACAATAATAAGCATAAATCTTCCCCTCCTTAAACAACCTTTACTGTAACTGATTCTTGTAATTGATTGAATTCAATGATACAAGTTAGACAAAAACTACCAAAGTTTACATGCTAACCATATCACAACTGCATATATATACCAATATTTAGAAAAGAACGGAAAAAGTCAGATGATAAAGTAGTTTGGAAAAggtaaaattgaaaaatacaaAGATTTTAAACTTATATCCTTACCAATAAACTCATATGTCTTCTTTTGATGCATTGGGCTGAAGTTGTAAAGGACCCTTAAAGCCATTATTGGCATTATCTCCGAGAAGTTCACGAGCTGCTTTCTCAAGAAACTCCTTGGCAGCAGTAGGAACAGATTGTTTCTCTGGTTGATATTTCCTCTTCTTATGGATTGTTCTCTCCAAATATTTCATCCTCACACCATCATCTCCTTGGCTTATTTCCCTCATACTCTGTCTCTGCTCTGCAAATAACAACCCATTTCCACTATCTCAACTAACACCATCACAATATAACAAACTTGACCTGGgcaaatgattaattaataacttaccCGGCGTAAGATCAGGCAATGAATGCTCAATGAAACGTGTTGCTGCCTGGGTGTTTAAGATTGTTGAACGCCTCAATGGTTCTTTAAGCACAACagagaattataattaaaataaacacttTCAAGTATAACATCTAAATTGGTCAATAGCATATTTCCTACATCAATTCAGGAAATAACTCAACCCTAATCGTAAAGTCCTACACATTTATTCAGACCATCTGAAACTTGATAAGGTAGAGATATCTAGTGACAGTAAATTACCTTTACTTAAACCAATGAAGCGCTGTAATTTGTCTTCATACAAGCTCAACCTCtcctattataattataatgaagcAAGCAAAAAGGGTAACATTGAATTGAATCAATTTGTAAAAGCCTGAAAAAAAGGAAGAAACTGGCAAAATTACATACAAGCTCTGATTTTAAGGAGTGGTCGTCAGGATCAATTCCGTTGCACCTTAGCCTCACTGAAACGCACGCAAAATCTAACAATagtaaatagaaagaaaaaaggaaagaaaaacgAAGAGAGGCAGAGGCGTGGTAGTTTACAGACAGGTCAAAAGAGTTGTAGTGGCTTTTGCAAGCAAGAGAATAGTCTCTGCCCGTTGTAGAGGCGGCAATTCCGCAAGAGTTTCGGCGTCGCAGAGAGGTAAGAACTCCAAAAAGTGACTTCTGAAGTTTTCAAGGTTGCTACAAGTTCTCGTCGCTGCCTCCACGATGGATTCCGGCACTACTGATGCTGccatctctctctttctctctcttcacacACAAAAGACACTGGTTTTTTATGAAAAAGATAACAATGAAAGAGATGGTAATAGATGGAAGAACTCTTTAAGAACTTTTAGGGCTTTAAATTGCTAATACTGAAGCCTTGAGGCAAATAAACTCTTAAGAACTTCATTAGTGTGTTTAAGTTACTCATTTCTTTGGGCTTAACAAAAGCCCCAATATCATATTTTGGGCctttaagtttttcaaatactattaaattataagtttgtaaaaaaataaaattaaattgtaagagtttcttataaaaaaaactgaaaataaaatcCCAAAGTGTCTTTGAAAGGTTTTACACAAACAATAACAGCAAAGCAAACTGAAAATTGCATAAACCTAAAATCTCTATCTAGAAAGCAAAAATGCTTAGTTTCTCATAAAGTTGGATGACAAACATAGACATTGTAATTCATTTGATCTAAATTGGACCCAACCATCTTGATGACCATTTTGTTTGTCATTTCCTCCcgtcattaatattttgataattttgtttttaaaaaaataagttatacacgagacaataaataatattgaaataatcttatttttaattatttatttaaatgaaattttagtTATGTAATCttgtaatttattaactaaatataatataatttatttatgcattttaatatatatatttttataagaatagACACATGTTTGCGTTTTTATCttttaacaaaagaaaaattaattaaaaattttagttttaaaagagGTAAGAAACAAaactgttatttttttattaaaaaagaaccACACGATAAAACACGATTTTAGTACGGAACGATacgatacaatattatctcactcgagTCGTGTATTGGTCACGATACAAACACAAAACGACATGATCAAGATActattatgagtttatacgatcatAAAACGGTCACGAGTCGGCACGAACACAACACGAGCACGAGGAAACACacgaaaaaatataaacataattagtcAAATGAACTAAGCTACAAATCTTAATATTAGCATTGACAAAGATGTAGGTATGCTTGTTGCTGCTGATAGTCTTAGTTCTTTTAAAGTGCTCAGACATACAGCTTTGTATGTGTTGTACCCTTGACTAAATTCTCAATTTACCCATCATCATATTATGGTTAGCACAATAATTCTAgctttaatataatatagagagGGTTTAGAGTTAGGATTTATTGTCTTTGTAGCTGCTACTTTCTTatttaaagttgtttttgatAGACAAAATGATTATGGACAAaagatatatttacaaatttgtgTTATTGTCTTGTAGTTATGGACAGTGAAATGATataaatatcatcatcatcaagagGAAAGAGCTATTGTAGAAGGTAATGTATCTTTCATTTGTTTCTTACTTACTATTTCTATCGTTTCCTTGATCTGGTTTCCAAAACATTTTAACTGATTTCAGAAAAAATTTCTTTgtcttttaaagttaatatagTAATAGTCTTCAGTTGTATGGCTTATTGTATGACAAGTTAATGTTGAGATTCCAGTTTTTAGTAGTAtctcatgattaatattataggtgcaatttaaataaaaaacaatttaatcttTTTGTCGCAATCACTTGAATGTGTTAGAGTACCTAGGAAACTTGCAAATTGTTCAATTAGAACTTGAGACATGCACATGTCCTTCATTCCTTTGTTTATTTGTGACATGTTGATGAATTGCAAGAACAACACCAACCTTCATGCATTTAGAGagacataaaataatatacaatgaATGTCAATTACTTGACTTCCTTAACTAGATTGAGcctattagttaaatattatttattcaagtTAAAGACATTGATGAAAAGCTGGTCCATTTCATTTGCACATTAAATTGATGAATGTGTATgaactaatttatattataacttattttctttGACAAAGACTACTTGGAtggttttaataaaatgatattttgataaaCGGATGAGAGTTTTATGTTTTATgagttcaaatttatatttgatatattttgtatgCATTTTTAAGATtgagaaataatatttgtatttgataaaaatgttatatttgtttgttttgatattataaatgatctattttaatattaatatttttttattcttattcaggttcataataaatttgtttaaaaaagtattaatatatatatatatatttatttgggGATGATTCTACCCTTTTAGCCACAGTAATTTATGCCCTTAGCCATTTTTTAGCAGTAATTTATTCCCTTTGCCACTTTTTAGCCAAAGTAATTTATATCTGTTGTCAATCCTTTAGCCACAGTACTTAGTCCTGTAGCCATATTTTAGCTACGAAACCAATAGCGACACTTAGCCACATGTGCATTTCCTATGGCTATTGACCTTTAGCGACAGTAAATACTGTCGCAATTGCACTTTATTATACTAGTGTCTCTTGACCTATGACAATAAGTTTGACCATTTTGAAGGTCATTAAACGTCGCAGTTCATCTTTGTGCGACTAATTTCATAGATCGATAATATGTATACTCTATCATTGCTGTGACTGGTAGATATCTAGTCGAGCGTAAGAGTCCGTTGAAAATTTTAACCATATTTGTTGTCGCTTGGCCATAATGATAACCGTCAATATCATTGCTTTTTTCTTTCCAATCCATGCTTTCTTGTAACTAATATGATAGTTGTacataaatgtaatttaattttggaTATTGCTTACTTTCAGATAAGGACTATCTGTAACCTGACATAAATATAggaa from Impatiens glandulifera unplaced genomic scaffold, dImpGla2.1, whole genome shotgun sequence includes:
- the LOC124917651 gene encoding nuclear nucleic acid-binding protein C1D — encoded protein: MAASVVPESIVEAATRTCSNLENFRSHFLEFLPLCDAETLAELPPLQRAETILLLAKATTTLLTLRLRCNGIDPDDHSLKSELERLSLYEDKLQRFIGLSKEPLRRSTILNTQAATRFIEHSLPDLTPEQRQSMREISQGDDGVRMKYLERTIHKKRKYQPEKQSVPTAAKEFLEKAARELLGDNANNGFKGPLQLQPNASKEDI